CAGGTACTGCCGCGCCATCAGGGCCAGCTCGTCGCTCAGCCCGGTCAGGTCGAGCTGCGCCGCCCAGCCCTCGAGCGCCGGCGGCATCGTGATGTGCGGCGCGACCGTCCGCGGCGCACGCTCCCTGATCACCACCGTGCCGGCCAGGTAGTCGCCGACCCGCTTGGACCGCGGCGAGAACAGCGACACGAACAACGCGACCGCGCTCCACGCCAGCACCGGTCCGAAGTCGACGATCGCGCCGGCCAGCGCCCGCGTCAGGGTCTGCCGGAACCGGACCGGGCCGCCATCGTCGCGCACCACGCGCAGCCCCATCGCCATCTTGCCGAGCGTGATCCCCCGGCCGAGCGTCTCGAACAGCACCGAGTACCCGACCCGAACCAGCACGAAGAAACCGAGAGCCAGCGCGGCCAGCAACGCCTCGTCGGTCACCCCGGACACGGTCAGCGCCAGCATGAAGAGCAAGAGCGCCCCGGCCTGGACCGCAACGTCGATGGCGAACGCCGCGGCCCGGCTGGCGACCTGCGCTATCGGCAGCTCCAGCACGACGGCCTCGCCGGTCACCAGATCGGGTTCGCCTGTCACCGCCCCACTGTAATCTGCCCCCATGGACGTGGACCTGTTCGTCGCGGCCCACCGCGCCGAATGGGCCCGGCTGGACCAGCTGCTGGCCACGCGCAGGCTGACCGGTCCGGAGGCCGACGAACTGGTCACCCTTTACCAGCGGGCCGCGACGCACCTGTCGGTGGTGCGGTCGTCGGCGCCGGACCCGGCGCTGCTGTCCTGGCTGTCGTCGCTGGTCACGCGCGCCCGCTCGGCGGTCACCGGGTCGCACAACCCGGCCTGGCGCGAGGTCGGGCTGTTCTTCGCGCAGCGCTTCCCGGCCGCGGTCTACACGACGGTCCGATGGTGGCTGCCCGCCGCGCTGGTGTCGGTGCTGGTGGGCGGGCTGATCGGGGCGTGGATCGCGGGCGACCCGCAGCTGCAGGCGAGCATCGCCGCGCCGGAGGACGTCCGGGCGCTCACCGAGCCGGGCGGGCAGTTCGAGACCTACTACTCCAGCAACCCGGCCGC
The window above is part of the Amycolatopsis thermoflava N1165 genome. Proteins encoded here:
- a CDS encoding RDD family protein, whose protein sequence is MTGEPDLVTGEAVVLELPIAQVASRAAAFAIDVAVQAGALLLFMLALTVSGVTDEALLAALALGFFVLVRVGYSVLFETLGRGITLGKMAMGLRVVRDDGGPVRFRQTLTRALAGAIVDFGPVLAWSAVALFVSLFSPRSKRVGDYLAGTVVIRERAPRTVAPHITMPPALEGWAAQLDLTGLSDELALMARQYLARYAELSDRAREPLGHQLVQDVAARIGAPPPWGVPPWAYLQAVLAERRRRAGGYVGTPGWAPVAAPVVPVAVPQVGASPVVPPPPQVGAQRVVAPSAEVGAPVAAVPVTSPTAEPGEPTPPRGFVPPS